The proteins below are encoded in one region of Thermothelomyces thermophilus ATCC 42464 chromosome 1, complete sequence:
- a CDS encoding uncharacterized protein (Contains conserved domain GAL4[cd00067], GAL4-like Zn2Cys6 binuclear cluster DNA-binding domain and Fungal_trans[pfam04082].), whose protein sequence is MPAPESREPRSPDLQPSKRPRQSSPEKDSPASLLSGNGGDGDLGDGGTSPGSGDGAASGAAAAAAAGAGAKTGQSSSFRNVSACNRCRLRKNRCDQKLPSCASCEKAGVACVGYDPITKREIPRSYIFYLEKRVEQLEGLLSANGIAFPPAQDLDYCSKGGNTSASAQSPAEAGQSSYFDGTDAANGGGRGQMTGDSNNGSNGSHTKLQRFASKPGSSDGGAGTGPGGVDNRYLGSTSGISFARVVFAAVQSSVSDQKSNSEKGGVRPYRPAPSGGDSGGPRPGTSMRDSFFGLHTKPTIHPATFPDKELGLRLVSLYFEHANPQIPVLHRGEFMDMFERAYADEAGGRGPRELYMLNMVFAIGAGIIVGDSKGELPQAESDDSPPGSRQCQPEEYHASAIVHLEACLGSSGGLEDLQVVLLLANFALLRPVPPGLWYIIGVAVRLAIDLGLHYEDSKDLEAGLGAPAAEQNEAMARERGRREYVRDLRRRLWWCTYSLDRLVSLCVGRPFGISDLVITTEFPSLLDDRFITPAGIIQPPPDQRLPSYKLVAHHYFRLRLLQSEILQVLQYRQARNAWAGGRDHHNPYMHTDLPSPFLSRFDSFRSWRIDIDRRLWEWKNSAPTKEETGVAFATDFLNLNYWQAIIMLYRQSLSVPAVFEGEYDTTKEVNSPAVYNAELREDEDRVYLKVAEAGQKILRLYRQLHLVGLVNHTYLTTHHLFVAGISYLYAIWHSPIVRSRLTMDEVDFTVLAATSVFTDFIDKCPPAEACRDAFERTVKATLKMVNASGGFGQHYQPSHASVAYGSGSDFSRSRAGWGTGSAPGSVLSRSQEQHYQHTRPLDQPATVTSDTFSNHYPSVISAFQKGAQYRVPGGTTTIKPEPDSLSQMRNLSIPPPPEAASTIDQRMTPSPSALQQQQGRPSPPSLPQLSSPLAEIVGAQGQASAGGFLSPQQQTLRQQQQQQQQQQQISPRAVLDGVDLSGLADTQMDLGFGLGWEGLHHDFTDGQQVDLFDGFFFGGGSGGGGG, encoded by the exons ATGCCGGCACCCGAATCTCGCGAACCTCGGTCCCCGGACCTCCAGCCCTCCAAGCGCCCCCGCCAATCATCCCCCGAGAAAGACTCCCCGGCATCTCTGCTCTCGGGCaatggcggcgacggcgacctgGGCGATGGTGGCACCTCCCCG GGCAGCGGTGATGGTGCTGCTTCtggtgctgccgctgctgcggcAGCTGGAGCCGGGGCCAAGACCGGGCAAAGCAGCAGCTTCCGCAACGTAAGCGCGTGCAATCGCTGCCGGCTGCGCAAGAACCGCTGCGATCAGAAGCTCCCGAGCTGCGCTAGTTGTGAAAAGGCCGGTGTCGCTTGTGTCGGGTACGACCCAATCACCAAGAGGGAAATCCCCCGGAGCTACATCTTCTACCTGGAAAAGCGGGTCGAGCAGCTCGAGGGGCTGCTGTCCGCTAATGGTATTGCTTTTCCTCCGGCGCAGGATCTCGACTACTGCTCCAAGGGAGGGAACACATCGGCCAGCGCCCAGTCGCCCGCCGAGGCTGGCCAGTCTAGTTACTTTGACGGAACCGATGCCgccaacggcggcggcaggggGCAGATGACTGGCGACAGCAACAACGGCAGCAACGGCAGTCACACCAAGCTGCAGCGGTTTGCTTCCAAGCCCGGCTCGTCTGACGGTGGCGCCGGTACTGGTCCCGGGGGCGTCGACAACCGCTACCTGGGCTCGACGTCCGGCATATCCTTTGCGCGCGTCGTGTTCGCCGCAGTGCAATCGTCCGTCTCGGACCAAAAGTCAAATTCAGAAAAGGGTGGCGTGCGGCCATACAGACCTGCTCCAAGTGGCGGCGACAGCGGCGGTCCCCGCCCCGGCACGTCAATGCGCGATTCCTTCTTTGGCTTGCATACCAAGCCGACCATTCACCCGGCAACTTTCCCCGACAAGGAACTCGGGTTGCGGTTGGTCAGCCTGTATTTTGAGCACGCAAACCCGCAGATCCCGGTCCTTCATAGGGGCGAGTTCATGGACATGTTCGAGCGGGCGTATGCCGACGAGGCGGGGGGGCGGGGCCCCCGGGAGCTCTACATGTTGAACATGGTGTTTGCCATAGGCGCCGGCATCATCGTGGGCGATTCCAAGGGTGAGCTTCCGCAAGCCGAATCGGATGATTCCCCGCCCGGATCAAGGCAGTGCCAGCCGGAGGAGTACCACGCCAGCGCCATTGTGCACCTCGAGGCCTGTCTTGGGAGCAGCGGCGGCCTGGAAGACTTGCAGGTGGTGCTGCTCCTGGCTAACTTTGCGCTGCTGAGGCCCGTCCCGCCCGGGCTGTGGTACATCATTGGCGTGGCCGTCAGGCTGGCGATCGACCTGGGGTTGCACTACGAGGACAGCAAGGACCTTGAGGCCGGGCTGGGAGCCCCCGCGGCCGAGCAGAACGAGGCAATGGCGAGAGAGAGGGGCAGGCGGGAGTACGTGCGCGATTTGCGACGACGGCTGTGGTGGTGTACCTACTCGCTCGACCGCCTGGTCAGTCTCTGCGTGGGCCGGCCCTTCGGAATCTCCGACCTGGTCATCACGACCGAGTTCCCGTCCCTGCTGGATGACCGGTTCATCACGCCGGCCGGCATCATCCAGCCCCCGCCGGACCAGCGGCTGCCAAGCTACAAGCTCGTCGCCCATCACTACTTCCGGCTCAGGCTGCTGCAATCCGAGATCCTGCAGGTCCTGCAGTATCGGCAGGCTCGGAATGCCTGGGCCGGCGGGCGCGACCACCATAATCCTTACATGCATACGGACCTGCCCTCGCCGTTTCTGTCCAGATTCGACTCGTTCCGGTCGTGGCGAATCGACATCGACAGGAGGCTCTGGGAATGGAAGAACTCGGCGCCAACCAAGGAAGAGACGGGAGTGGCCTTCGCGACTGACTTTCTAAATCTCAACTACTGGCAGGCCATCATCATGCTGTACAGGCAGAGCCTGAGCGTGCCCGCGGTGTTTGAGGGCGAGTATGACACAACAAAGGAGGTGAATAGTCCCGCTGTCTACAATGCGGAGCTCCGCGAAGACGAGGACCGGGTGTATCTCAAGGTCGCCGAGGCCGGACAGAAGATCCTGCGGCTGTATCGCCAGCTGCATCTGGTGGGCCTGGTGAACCACACGTACCTGACGACCCACCACCTCTTCGTGGCGGGCATATCCTACCTGTACGCGATCTGGCACTCTCCAATCGTCAGGAGCCGACTC ACCATGGATGAGGTGGATTTCACCGTCCTCGCCGCAACCTCCGTCTTTACGGACTTTATTGATAAATGTCCGCCCGCCGAGGCGTGCCGCGACGCGTTTGAACGTACGGTCAAGGCCACCTTGAAGATGGTCAACGCCTCCGGCGGCTTTGGCCAACATTACCAGCCGAGCCATGCCAGTGTAGCTTACGGTTCGGGGAGCGACTTTAGCCGCAGCCGTGCCGGCTGGGGCACAGGAAGCGCCCCCGGCTCCGTATTAAGCAGGTCCCAGGAGCAACACTACCAGCACACGCGCCCTTTAGACCAACCAGCGACCGTCACGTCGGACACATTTTCCAATCATTATCCCTCCGTGATATCTGCTTTTCAGAAAGGCGCGCAGTACCGCGTCCCCGGCGGCACGACCACCATCAAGCCCGAACCTGACAGCCTCTCCCAGATGCGCAACCTCTCGATCCCGCCACCTCCGGAAGCAGCATCCACAATCGACCAACGGATGACGCCATCCCCTTCAGCACTGCAACAACAGCAAGGCCGTCCTTCCCCTCCATCGCTGCCACAGCTCAGCTCGCCGCTGGCCGAGATAGTAGGTGCACAAGGCCAGGCGTCAGCTGGCGGATTTTTGTCCCCACAACAACAGACGCTACgtcaacagcaacaacaacaacagcagcagcagcagattAGCCCCAGAGCAGT CTTGGACGGCGTGGATCTCAGCGGGCTGGCTGATACACAGATGGACCTCGGCTTCGGGCTGGGCTGGGAAGGGCTGCATCACGATTTTACCGACGGGCAGCAGGTGGACCTGTTTGATGGCTTCTTCTTTGGTGGagggagcggcggcggcggcggatga